From one Magnolia sinica isolate HGM2019 chromosome 18, MsV1, whole genome shotgun sequence genomic stretch:
- the LOC131232470 gene encoding U-box domain-containing protein 35-like isoform X2, producing MEVREVEGRSLQPPSVSTVAVAVNGKNNCKSAVKWALGKFVPEGRVQFKLLHVRARITMVPTAMGNYLPISQVRDEVASAYKKEVEWRTTAMLLPYKQMCSQKQVEAEAVVIEADDVADAISEEIAKFSINTLVIGASSRSMLARKLRGRDVCSRISERVPSFCTVYVVSKGRLSSVRASTSETNESARDERSDSNLSTNSCLSSTSSTQTECTNTTPSVNFSHFRSSSLPDQRYQALLTINQAVVNKRASPDDTHHSKSLSVSTEEEVMSSNSSFSDFQYGGSMESSYRSFQTDSQSCYSDQASTSDLPTDSPLPGSQVDISFELERLRIELRHVRGMYTMAQNEKTDAARQVNELSRRRAEEIIKLKEIHDREAKARELASLEKERSEAVKWEAEVVMECAEREVMRRIVAETKAARDAEEKQKLEKALVCSDQQYKKFTWEEIVSATSSFSDSLRIGMGGYGMVYKCNLQHTMAAVKVLHSNEGHRTKQFQQELEILSRMRHPHLLLLLGACPDRGCLVYEYMENGSLDDRLLCINNKPPIPWFDRYRIAWEVASALVFLHNSKPEPIVHRDLKPANILLDHNLVSKIGDIGLSTLLPLADSSLSAMYKDTAPAGTFCYIDPEYQRTGLVSVKSDVYAFGMVILQLLTAKSPLGLTDVVETALEEGRLMDVLDRQGGEWPTEETQELAALGLNCTELRRRDRPDLQDQILPMLERLKGLADRARNPASSVMSIPPSHFICPILQDVMDDPCVAADGYTYERRAIDLWLSMNDKSPMTNSPLPHKYLVPNYTLISAIMEWKSKNQLHLPCDS from the exons ATGGAAGTTCGTGAAGTAGAGGGACGTTCTTTGCAGCCTCCTTCAGTTTCAACGGTTGCAGTGGCTGTCAATGGAAAAAACAACTGCAAATCTGCAGTTAAGTGGGCATTGGGGAAGTTTGTTCCTGAAGGGAgagttcaattcaagctcttacaTGTCCGCGCAAGGATTACAATGGTTCCGACAGCGA TGGGAAACTATCTACCCATTTCACAAGTGCGAGATGAAGTAGCTTCTGCATATAAGAAGGAAGTAGAATGGCGAACAACTGCAATGCTTCTTCCTTACAAGCAAATGTGTTCCCAGAAACAG GTGGAAGCAGAGGCTGTGGTGATTGAGGCAGATGATGTAGCTGATGCAATATCGGAAGAGATTGCCAAGTTCTCAATCAACACGCTTGTTATAGGAGCTTCATCTCGTAGTATGCTTGCAAG GAAATTAAGAGGCCGCGATGTCTGCTCAAGAATTTCAGAACGTGTCCCAAGCTTTTGTACGGTCTATGTTGTTTCGAAAGGAAGACTGTCATCTGTTCGTGCATCCACTTCAGAGACGAATGAAAGTGCCCGAGATGAAAGGAGTGATTCCAACCTTTCTACCAACAGCTGCTTAAGTTCTACTTCTAGCACACAGACAG AATGCACGAACACAACTCCATCTGTGAACTTCTCCCATTTTCGCAGTTCTTCTCTACCAGATCAGCGCTATCAAGCTCTTTTAACTATAAACCAGGCTGTTGTTAATAAAAGAGCAAGCCCAGATGATACCCACCATTCTAAAAGTCTATCCGTGAGTACTGAGGAGGAGGTCATGAGCTCCAATTCCAGTTTTTCAGACTTTCAGTATGGTGGCAGTATGGAATCTAGTTATAGAAGCTTTCAAACAGACAGTCAGTCATGCTATTCTGATCAGGCGTCGACATCAGATCTTCCTACGGATTCCCCTTTGCCAGGCAGCCAG GTGGATATTAGCTTTGAGCTAGAAAGGCTAAGAATTGAACTCAGGCATGTTCGGGGGATGTATACGATGGCCCAAAATGAGAAAACTGATGCTGCTCGGCAA GTAAATGAACTAAGTAGACGCCGTGCAGAGGAAATCATCAAGCTCAAAGAAATACATGACCGTGAGGCGAAGGCTAGGGAACTAGCAAGCCTAGAGAAAGAAAGAAGTGAAGCTGTGAAATGGGAGGCTGAAGTTGTGATGGAATGTGCCGAAAGAGAAGTTATGCGAAGAATAGTAGCAGAGACGAAAGCTGCCCGGGATGCTGAAGAGAAACAGAAGCTAGAAAAGGCCCTTGTGTGTTCTGATCAGCAATACAAGAAGTTTACGTGGGAAGAGATAGTATCGGCTACCTCATCATTCTCTGACTCTCTTAGGATTGGAATGGGAGGGTATGGGATGGTTTATAAGTGCAACTTGCAACATACAATGGCAGCAGTGAAAGTCCTTCATTCAAATGAGGGGCATAGAACCAAGCAATTTCAACAAGAG CTTGAAATCCTGAGCAGAATGCGTCAtccccatcttcttcttctcctcggAGCATGCCCAGATCGCGGTTGCCTGGTTTACGAGTACATGGAAAATGGTAGCTTGGATGACAGATTGCTCTGCATAAATAACAAGCCACCCATCCCTTGGTTTGATCGATACCGGATAGCTTGGGAAGTAGCCTCAGCCCTAGTTTTCCTACACAATTCAAAGCCAGAACCAATAGTCCATCGTGATTTGAAACCTGCAAACATCTTGCTTGATCACAACCTTGTTAGCAAGATTGGCGACATTGGCCTTTCTACATTGCTTCCCCTTGCAGATTCTTCATTGTCTGCCATGTACAAGGATACTGCTCCCGCCGGGACGTTCTGCTACATTGACCCTGAGTATCAGAGGACAGGTTTGGTATCGGTGAAATCCGATGTGTATGCTTTTGGGATGGTGATCCTACAGTTGTTGACTGCAAAATCGCCTTTGGGACTCACCGATGTTGTGGAAACTGCTCTGGAAGAAGGCCGCTTGATGGATGTTCTGGATCGTCAAGGTGGGGAGTGGCCCACAGAAGAGACACAGGAATTGGCAGCCCTGGGACTGAATTGCACGGAATTAAGACGCCGCGACAGGCCTGATTTGCAGGATCagattcttccaatgttggagaGACTGAAAGGGCTTGCAGATAGGGCCCGCAATCCAGCATCCAGTGTCATGTCCATCCCGCCAAGCCACTTCATCTGTCCAATACTTCAG GATGTGATGGATGACCCCTGTGTAGCAGCCGACGGATATACTTACGAGCGCCGTGCAATCGACCTGTGGCTCAGCATGAATGACAAATCACCAATGACAAATTCGCCGCTGCCCCATAAGTATCTTGTGCCCAATTACACCCTTATTTCTGCAATTATGGAGTGGAAATCCAAAAACCAATTACACCTACCATGCGATTCATGA
- the LOC131232470 gene encoding U-box domain-containing protein 35-like isoform X1: MEVREVEGRSLQPPSVSTVAVAVNGKNNCKSAVKWALGKFVPEGRVQFKLLHVRARITMVPTAISVGNYLPISQVRDEVASAYKKEVEWRTTAMLLPYKQMCSQKQVEAEAVVIEADDVADAISEEIAKFSINTLVIGASSRSMLARKLRGRDVCSRISERVPSFCTVYVVSKGRLSSVRASTSETNESARDERSDSNLSTNSCLSSTSSTQTECTNTTPSVNFSHFRSSSLPDQRYQALLTINQAVVNKRASPDDTHHSKSLSVSTEEEVMSSNSSFSDFQYGGSMESSYRSFQTDSQSCYSDQASTSDLPTDSPLPGSQVDISFELERLRIELRHVRGMYTMAQNEKTDAARQVNELSRRRAEEIIKLKEIHDREAKARELASLEKERSEAVKWEAEVVMECAEREVMRRIVAETKAARDAEEKQKLEKALVCSDQQYKKFTWEEIVSATSSFSDSLRIGMGGYGMVYKCNLQHTMAAVKVLHSNEGHRTKQFQQELEILSRMRHPHLLLLLGACPDRGCLVYEYMENGSLDDRLLCINNKPPIPWFDRYRIAWEVASALVFLHNSKPEPIVHRDLKPANILLDHNLVSKIGDIGLSTLLPLADSSLSAMYKDTAPAGTFCYIDPEYQRTGLVSVKSDVYAFGMVILQLLTAKSPLGLTDVVETALEEGRLMDVLDRQGGEWPTEETQELAALGLNCTELRRRDRPDLQDQILPMLERLKGLADRARNPASSVMSIPPSHFICPILQDVMDDPCVAADGYTYERRAIDLWLSMNDKSPMTNSPLPHKYLVPNYTLISAIMEWKSKNQLHLPCDS; the protein is encoded by the exons ATGGAAGTTCGTGAAGTAGAGGGACGTTCTTTGCAGCCTCCTTCAGTTTCAACGGTTGCAGTGGCTGTCAATGGAAAAAACAACTGCAAATCTGCAGTTAAGTGGGCATTGGGGAAGTTTGTTCCTGAAGGGAgagttcaattcaagctcttacaTGTCCGCGCAAGGATTACAATGGTTCCGACAGCGA TTTCAGTGGGAAACTATCTACCCATTTCACAAGTGCGAGATGAAGTAGCTTCTGCATATAAGAAGGAAGTAGAATGGCGAACAACTGCAATGCTTCTTCCTTACAAGCAAATGTGTTCCCAGAAACAG GTGGAAGCAGAGGCTGTGGTGATTGAGGCAGATGATGTAGCTGATGCAATATCGGAAGAGATTGCCAAGTTCTCAATCAACACGCTTGTTATAGGAGCTTCATCTCGTAGTATGCTTGCAAG GAAATTAAGAGGCCGCGATGTCTGCTCAAGAATTTCAGAACGTGTCCCAAGCTTTTGTACGGTCTATGTTGTTTCGAAAGGAAGACTGTCATCTGTTCGTGCATCCACTTCAGAGACGAATGAAAGTGCCCGAGATGAAAGGAGTGATTCCAACCTTTCTACCAACAGCTGCTTAAGTTCTACTTCTAGCACACAGACAG AATGCACGAACACAACTCCATCTGTGAACTTCTCCCATTTTCGCAGTTCTTCTCTACCAGATCAGCGCTATCAAGCTCTTTTAACTATAAACCAGGCTGTTGTTAATAAAAGAGCAAGCCCAGATGATACCCACCATTCTAAAAGTCTATCCGTGAGTACTGAGGAGGAGGTCATGAGCTCCAATTCCAGTTTTTCAGACTTTCAGTATGGTGGCAGTATGGAATCTAGTTATAGAAGCTTTCAAACAGACAGTCAGTCATGCTATTCTGATCAGGCGTCGACATCAGATCTTCCTACGGATTCCCCTTTGCCAGGCAGCCAG GTGGATATTAGCTTTGAGCTAGAAAGGCTAAGAATTGAACTCAGGCATGTTCGGGGGATGTATACGATGGCCCAAAATGAGAAAACTGATGCTGCTCGGCAA GTAAATGAACTAAGTAGACGCCGTGCAGAGGAAATCATCAAGCTCAAAGAAATACATGACCGTGAGGCGAAGGCTAGGGAACTAGCAAGCCTAGAGAAAGAAAGAAGTGAAGCTGTGAAATGGGAGGCTGAAGTTGTGATGGAATGTGCCGAAAGAGAAGTTATGCGAAGAATAGTAGCAGAGACGAAAGCTGCCCGGGATGCTGAAGAGAAACAGAAGCTAGAAAAGGCCCTTGTGTGTTCTGATCAGCAATACAAGAAGTTTACGTGGGAAGAGATAGTATCGGCTACCTCATCATTCTCTGACTCTCTTAGGATTGGAATGGGAGGGTATGGGATGGTTTATAAGTGCAACTTGCAACATACAATGGCAGCAGTGAAAGTCCTTCATTCAAATGAGGGGCATAGAACCAAGCAATTTCAACAAGAG CTTGAAATCCTGAGCAGAATGCGTCAtccccatcttcttcttctcctcggAGCATGCCCAGATCGCGGTTGCCTGGTTTACGAGTACATGGAAAATGGTAGCTTGGATGACAGATTGCTCTGCATAAATAACAAGCCACCCATCCCTTGGTTTGATCGATACCGGATAGCTTGGGAAGTAGCCTCAGCCCTAGTTTTCCTACACAATTCAAAGCCAGAACCAATAGTCCATCGTGATTTGAAACCTGCAAACATCTTGCTTGATCACAACCTTGTTAGCAAGATTGGCGACATTGGCCTTTCTACATTGCTTCCCCTTGCAGATTCTTCATTGTCTGCCATGTACAAGGATACTGCTCCCGCCGGGACGTTCTGCTACATTGACCCTGAGTATCAGAGGACAGGTTTGGTATCGGTGAAATCCGATGTGTATGCTTTTGGGATGGTGATCCTACAGTTGTTGACTGCAAAATCGCCTTTGGGACTCACCGATGTTGTGGAAACTGCTCTGGAAGAAGGCCGCTTGATGGATGTTCTGGATCGTCAAGGTGGGGAGTGGCCCACAGAAGAGACACAGGAATTGGCAGCCCTGGGACTGAATTGCACGGAATTAAGACGCCGCGACAGGCCTGATTTGCAGGATCagattcttccaatgttggagaGACTGAAAGGGCTTGCAGATAGGGCCCGCAATCCAGCATCCAGTGTCATGTCCATCCCGCCAAGCCACTTCATCTGTCCAATACTTCAG GATGTGATGGATGACCCCTGTGTAGCAGCCGACGGATATACTTACGAGCGCCGTGCAATCGACCTGTGGCTCAGCATGAATGACAAATCACCAATGACAAATTCGCCGCTGCCCCATAAGTATCTTGTGCCCAATTACACCCTTATTTCTGCAATTATGGAGTGGAAATCCAAAAACCAATTACACCTACCATGCGATTCATGA
- the LOC131232470 gene encoding U-box domain-containing protein 35-like isoform X3, producing the protein MEVREVEGRSLQPPSVSTVAVAVNGKNNCKSAVKWALGKFVPEGRVQFKLLHVRARITMVPTAISVGNYLPISQVRDEVASAYKKEVEWRTTAMLLPYKQMCSQKQVEAEAVVIEADDVADAISEEIAKFSINTLVIGASSRSMLARKLRGRDVCSRISERVPSFCTVYVVSKGRLSSVRASTSETNESARDERSDSNLSTNSCLSSTSSTQTECTNTTPSVNFSHFRSSSLPDQRYQALLTINQAVVNKRASPDDTHHSKSLSVSTEEEVMSSNSSFSDFQYGGSMESSYRSFQTDSQSCYSDQASTSDLPTDSPLPGSQVDISFELERLRIELRHVRGMYTMAQNEKTDAARQVNELSRRRAEEIIKLKEIHDREAKARELASLEKERSEAVKWEAEVVMECAEREVMRRIVAETKAARDAEEKQKLEKALVCSDQQYKKFTWEEIVSATSSFSDSLRIGMGGYGMVYKCNLQHTMAAVKVLHSNEGHRTKQFQQELEILSRMRHPHLLLLLGACPDRGCLVYEYMENGSLDDRLLCINNKPPIPWFDRYRIAWEVASALVFLHNSKPEPIVHRDLKPANILLDHNLVSKIGDIGLSTLLPLADSSLSAMYKDTAPAGTFCYIDPEYQRTGLVSVKSDVYAFGMVILQLLTAKSPLGLTDVVETALEEGRLMDVLDRQGGEWPTEETQELAALGLNCTELRRRDRPDLQDQILPMLERLKGLADRARNPASSVMSIPPSHFICPILQLTN; encoded by the exons ATGGAAGTTCGTGAAGTAGAGGGACGTTCTTTGCAGCCTCCTTCAGTTTCAACGGTTGCAGTGGCTGTCAATGGAAAAAACAACTGCAAATCTGCAGTTAAGTGGGCATTGGGGAAGTTTGTTCCTGAAGGGAgagttcaattcaagctcttacaTGTCCGCGCAAGGATTACAATGGTTCCGACAGCGA TTTCAGTGGGAAACTATCTACCCATTTCACAAGTGCGAGATGAAGTAGCTTCTGCATATAAGAAGGAAGTAGAATGGCGAACAACTGCAATGCTTCTTCCTTACAAGCAAATGTGTTCCCAGAAACAG GTGGAAGCAGAGGCTGTGGTGATTGAGGCAGATGATGTAGCTGATGCAATATCGGAAGAGATTGCCAAGTTCTCAATCAACACGCTTGTTATAGGAGCTTCATCTCGTAGTATGCTTGCAAG GAAATTAAGAGGCCGCGATGTCTGCTCAAGAATTTCAGAACGTGTCCCAAGCTTTTGTACGGTCTATGTTGTTTCGAAAGGAAGACTGTCATCTGTTCGTGCATCCACTTCAGAGACGAATGAAAGTGCCCGAGATGAAAGGAGTGATTCCAACCTTTCTACCAACAGCTGCTTAAGTTCTACTTCTAGCACACAGACAG AATGCACGAACACAACTCCATCTGTGAACTTCTCCCATTTTCGCAGTTCTTCTCTACCAGATCAGCGCTATCAAGCTCTTTTAACTATAAACCAGGCTGTTGTTAATAAAAGAGCAAGCCCAGATGATACCCACCATTCTAAAAGTCTATCCGTGAGTACTGAGGAGGAGGTCATGAGCTCCAATTCCAGTTTTTCAGACTTTCAGTATGGTGGCAGTATGGAATCTAGTTATAGAAGCTTTCAAACAGACAGTCAGTCATGCTATTCTGATCAGGCGTCGACATCAGATCTTCCTACGGATTCCCCTTTGCCAGGCAGCCAG GTGGATATTAGCTTTGAGCTAGAAAGGCTAAGAATTGAACTCAGGCATGTTCGGGGGATGTATACGATGGCCCAAAATGAGAAAACTGATGCTGCTCGGCAA GTAAATGAACTAAGTAGACGCCGTGCAGAGGAAATCATCAAGCTCAAAGAAATACATGACCGTGAGGCGAAGGCTAGGGAACTAGCAAGCCTAGAGAAAGAAAGAAGTGAAGCTGTGAAATGGGAGGCTGAAGTTGTGATGGAATGTGCCGAAAGAGAAGTTATGCGAAGAATAGTAGCAGAGACGAAAGCTGCCCGGGATGCTGAAGAGAAACAGAAGCTAGAAAAGGCCCTTGTGTGTTCTGATCAGCAATACAAGAAGTTTACGTGGGAAGAGATAGTATCGGCTACCTCATCATTCTCTGACTCTCTTAGGATTGGAATGGGAGGGTATGGGATGGTTTATAAGTGCAACTTGCAACATACAATGGCAGCAGTGAAAGTCCTTCATTCAAATGAGGGGCATAGAACCAAGCAATTTCAACAAGAG CTTGAAATCCTGAGCAGAATGCGTCAtccccatcttcttcttctcctcggAGCATGCCCAGATCGCGGTTGCCTGGTTTACGAGTACATGGAAAATGGTAGCTTGGATGACAGATTGCTCTGCATAAATAACAAGCCACCCATCCCTTGGTTTGATCGATACCGGATAGCTTGGGAAGTAGCCTCAGCCCTAGTTTTCCTACACAATTCAAAGCCAGAACCAATAGTCCATCGTGATTTGAAACCTGCAAACATCTTGCTTGATCACAACCTTGTTAGCAAGATTGGCGACATTGGCCTTTCTACATTGCTTCCCCTTGCAGATTCTTCATTGTCTGCCATGTACAAGGATACTGCTCCCGCCGGGACGTTCTGCTACATTGACCCTGAGTATCAGAGGACAGGTTTGGTATCGGTGAAATCCGATGTGTATGCTTTTGGGATGGTGATCCTACAGTTGTTGACTGCAAAATCGCCTTTGGGACTCACCGATGTTGTGGAAACTGCTCTGGAAGAAGGCCGCTTGATGGATGTTCTGGATCGTCAAGGTGGGGAGTGGCCCACAGAAGAGACACAGGAATTGGCAGCCCTGGGACTGAATTGCACGGAATTAAGACGCCGCGACAGGCCTGATTTGCAGGATCagattcttccaatgttggagaGACTGAAAGGGCTTGCAGATAGGGCCCGCAATCCAGCATCCAGTGTCATGTCCATCCCGCCAAGCCACTTCATCTGTCCAATACTTCAG CTAACGAATTGA